Proteins encoded together in one Penicillium digitatum chromosome 1, complete sequence window:
- a CDS encoding putative cyclase — protein MAGSHVGDSRHQLATQPSHLRMHELQSVEKDLSETTEERNNGTHSLRYPLRHFSQTVPGQSERVFYGGTTSEEISDRQNDRQNDRIGLQHWAREGIAGRGVLIDYATWAEKKGMEYTTFSTHQVRFADILENAEENNITFQRGDILFVYPPQSPDIFLHEYVLAGWGMPIGELFDLEALARTCQELQRWSFFVASVPLNMPGGVSPPPNVMAIF, from the exons atggccggctcacacgtcggagacagccgtcaccaactggctactcagccctcgcatttacgaatgcatgaactgcaatctgtggagaaggatcttt CAGAAACAACGGAGGAACGGAACAATGGCACACACTCTCTTCGATACCCCCTCCGCCATTTTTCGCAGACAGTGCCCGGTCAATCTGAACGGGTGTTCTATGGTGGAACAACCAGTGAAGAAATAAGTGATCGCCAAAATGATCGCCAAAATGATCGCATTGGTCTTCAACATTGGGCCCGAGAGGGAATTGCAG GACGTGGAGTCTTGATAGACTACGCTACATGGGCTGAGAAAAAAGGGATGGAATATACTACGTTCTCGACCCACCAAGTGCGGTTTGCCGACATTCTTGAAAATGCCGAGGAGAACAACATCACGTTCCAAAGGGGGGATATCCTTTTC GTCTACCCACCACAATCCCCTGACATCTTCCTCCATGAATATGTGCTCGCTGGTTGGGGAATGCCGATCG GGGAACTCTTCGATCTTGAGGCGCTGGCACGCACCTGTCAAGAACTCCAGCGGTGGAGCTTTTTCGTGGCATCCGTGCCGTTGAACATGCCCGGTGGGGTTTCCCCGCCTCCAAATGTGATGGCTATTTTCTAG
- a CDS encoding MFS sugar transporter, putative — MAMFQTGRFMCGLGIGILVTVCPMYLSEMSSALHRGWFVGHHAMFLVFGCMLSGSVGYACYYATGPLDRFGWRFPLALQCLPTMVLLLGSPWLPRSPRWLISKGKFDEAQHVLERLRESPDDPNNLTAKEEFFQTKEQIQLEAGRLATYGSWGAEFGGPLIINNYAVLLYKNLGMKGGMPLLLSAVWLTTAGLIYNPLGAWLHDEANSRRGMYMIGFIGIIITTSCLATLTAQYAGTTYKVGNGFGIFFMYLYLAFQGTFCDTTMYLYVSEIFPTEIRPIGMGFSLFGQFASTLILLQTAPIGFGNIGWKYYLVIICWSVFFIPIIYFFFPETAGLTLEEIAKNVGEEVAVKLPRVTDEEKAQLGRQLVTDENVQSFVSSELDTETKPSSTNEAELNVSKAE, encoded by the exons ATGGC CATGTTCCAGACTGGCCGCTTTATGTGCGGTCTTGGAATCGGCATCCTTGTCACCGTCTGCCCTATGTATCTCTCCGAGATGTCCAGTGCTCTGCACCGTGGCTGGTTTGTCGGCCATCATGCCATGTTtctggtcttcggatgtATGCTTTCAGGATCGGTGGGTTATGCTTGCTACTATGCAACGGGCCCTCTGGATAGGTTTGGCTGGAGATTCCCTCTCGCCTTGCAATGTCTGCCCACGATGGTGCTCCTTCTAGGATCTCCTTGGCTCCCGCGTTCACCCCGTTGGTTGATTTCGAAGGGTAAGTTCGATGAGGCGCAGCACGTCCTCGAGCGGCTCCGTGAATCACCAGATGATCCAAACAACTTGACTGCCAAGGAAGAGTTCTTCCAGACGAAAGAGCAGATTCAACTCGAGGCTGGGAGATTGGCTACCTATGGTAGC TGGGGCGCTGAATTTGGCGGACCTTTAATCATT AACAACTATGCCGTTCTTTTGTACAAAAACCTAGGCATGAAGGGAGGCATGCCTCTGCTTTTGAGTGCTGTATGGCTGACAACAGCTG GGCTGATCTACAATCCTCTAGGCGCCTGGCTTCATGATGAAGCCAATTCCCGACGCGGCATGTACATGATCGGCTTTATCGGCATTATCATCACTACATCGTGTCTGGCTACTCTGACCGCCCAGTATGCTGGTACAACCTACAAGGTTGGAAACGGATTTGGCATCTTCTTCATGTACCTTTATCTAGCCTTCCAGGG TACTTTCTGCGACACCACTATGTACCTCTATGTTTCGGAGATCTTCCCAACTGAAATCCGTCCAATTGGCATGggcttctctctcttcgGTCAGTTTGCCT CCACCCTCATCCTCCTGCAAACCGCCCCCATAGGCTTTGGTAATATTGGCTGGAAATACTACCTCGTCATTATTTGCTGGTCGGTATTTTTCATCCCGA TCAtatacttcttcttccctgAGACTGCTGGTCTTACGCTAGAGGAAATTGCCAAAAACGTCGGCGAGGAGGTTGCTGTTAAACTCCCTCGCGTCACGGACGAGGAAAAAGCTCAGCTCGGCCGCCAGCTAGTCACAGATGAGAACGTTCAATCATTCGTGAGCTCTGAGCTGGATACAGAGACTAAGCCGTCGTCAACCAACGAAGCTGAGCTGAACGTGTCCAAAGCAGAATGA